CATAATAGTGGTTCTGACCATAGTCGCTATTTACTTCTTTATAGTTAGTCAGATAAAGGTTACAATTTTCCGTATCACTGATATTCTGCCAGTTCACAGATATTTTCTGTCCGTAAACATACGTATCGGACATGGTAGCATAAACTCCCATCAGGGCAGCCTCGGCCATAGCCTCGGTATTGAACACATTTGTGTTACTTTGTTTGGAGGGGGTGTCAGTTGCCAGGAAATCATCACATGAAGTAGTGATCAGCATGGCAGCTGCCAAAGTTAATATATATAATTTCTTCATGATCATTAGTTTTTTAGAGTGTCAGGTTAATACCAAATAAGAATGAATGAGCTTTCGGGTAAGCAGAGTAGTCAACACCCGGGGTCAATGGAGTGCTACGACGGGTATCTACCTCAGGATCTTGTCCGGAATACTTTGTCCAACAATGCAGGTTGTAACCAGTGAAGTATACACGCAACTTCTCAACCAGGAACTTCTTAGTCCAAGCCTTCGGTAAAGTATAACCGATTGTAAGATTACTCAAGCGAAGGAATGAACCATCTTCGATAGCATAGTCCGTCATGACCGTAGAGTTCATCAATGGATGCCAGATCGTAGCATTCTGATTGATTTCCTGCAAACGTGCCGGATTCGCATATTCACCATACATGATATTGTAACCGGTTTCAGGATCGATAGTGGTAAAACGCTTATCCAAGGCCATATCGCTACTCAGATTCTGATACTTCTTGGAACCTGCATACGTAGTATTATCTATTTTATTGGCATTCAGAATGTCATTACCATAACTCCAGTTGAACTGTACACCAAAGTCGATGCCTTTATAGTCCGCATTGATATTGAAACCACCAGTATGTTTCGGCATGGCATTACCAATGACGGTACGGTCATTCGTAGTGACTTTATCAGAACCATCATCCGTCAATTTCTTTAGTTTCATGTGTCCAGGACCAAACCAGTTACCGCTGGTTGCAATAATATCACTACAATCGGCTACACCCGGTTTGATGATCCAACGTTTCGTTTCTTCGTTAAAAGTAAAGTCATCGAAAGAATAGAAACCATCTTGTTTGTAACCATAGATCTGACCAATGGATTTACCTACAATGGCACGATAATCATCCGAACCGATACTTACTCCCCAACCGGAAGTAGCAATCATAGAGTCGGAACCATCCAGTTTGTCAACAGTATTGCGGTTGAAAGAGATATTGAAACCCAATGACAAGTTGAAGTCCTTAGTTTCAACGGCATACCAGTTAGCTGTCAACTCCACACCTTTGTTAGTAGTCTGTCCCAGGTTGCGGTATTGAGTGCCGTAACCGGAATGAGTCGGGATATCCACAGCCAGAATCAAATCCTTAGTTACATCCTTATAAGCATCGATTACCACATTCACTTTATCATTAAAGAATCCCAGATCCAAACCGATGTTGGCAGAAGTCTTGGTTTCCCAAGTCAGGTTCTCGTTACGGAGTGTATTGGTTGGTTTCAAACCACTTTGCACTTTCTCACCGATATAGTAGAGTCTGTTTGCAGAGCTTTCGAAACTGTATTGCTGACGCCAGTAAGAACCTACACGTGCATTACCTACCTGTCCGTAACTTAAACGAAGCTTAGCATTAGAAAGCCAACTTTTAGTAGCTTCCATAAAAGGTTCCTCAGACAGACGCCATGCCAAAGCACCAGCAGGGAAGAAACCCCATTGTTTGCCCGGAGCAAATACGTTTGTACCATCTTCACGAGCTGTGAAAGTCAGATAATAACGGTCTTTCAACGTATAGTTCAAACGACCGAAGAAAGAAGAGGTACGCGACGGCTCACCTATATCATTATAAGTAGGCAACGGTTCACCATAATTCCACATAGCCAATACTTGTTCTGCTGTAAAGTCCTTCGGGAAGAATTTGGATTGAAGGGTCATCTTGTCCGATTTGCCGGAGAAAATCTCCTGTCCAAACATAATATTGAAACGGTGATCTTTTGCAACCGTAAAATCATACGTCAGATGATTCTGTATCGTAAAACGATAACCATCGGTATATTCACGTTTGGCAACGGGCTGTCCACCATTAGCATTAGATTCACCGGTCTTCTTCAACCAGATATTATCCGTATGTGCTTTCTCGTAAGAGTAGCTACCCTGAACACGATAATCCAAACCTTTGATGATATGGAATGTCAAACCGACATTATAAGAATTAACAAATGAGTACTGTTTCTTAAACTCATTGGTAATGTTGTAAATCGGATCATTCAACATACTAGCAGATTCTGCCCAGTCGAGCTCTTCGCTGGTACCCACCAGGTTCTCCATAGACAAAGTCGTTATACTCTTTACCGGAGCATACTTGACACCATCACGGAGCTTACGTCCACCGGATACGTCGGGACCATCAATCACCGTATTCGTAGTACGGGCTGTAACGTCCAGATCAATGACTTTACCAAAAGATTTATTCAGCTTAATGTTGAAGTTATCACGTACATAGTTAGAGTTCAACATGATGTAATCTTCATCATCACGTGTATAACTGATATTGTAGCGCATAGTTTCCGTACCACCCGAAAGCGATACATTGAAATTCTTCTGTACACCGGTATTGCCGTACAGCTGATCCTGCCAGTCGATACCTTCACGGTATTTGTAAAGGTCTATATCATCCCACATACCATACATGCTGTAGAAGCCTGCACTGGATACATTCGGGCTCGAATCGATTTCCTTCTGATAATATACATATTCATAAGGAGAAAGGACATCCGTCAGATTGTAGGTTTTCTTTATACCAACATAAGAATTCACATCTACCACTGTCTTACCGGCTTTACCACTCTTTGTAGTCACCAGAACTACACCATTAGCACCCTTGGCACCATAGATTGCCGTAGAAGAAGCATCTTTCAATACACTGATATCCTGGATGTCACCGGGAGGAATATCATTAATATTCTTCACGATAAAGCCATCTACGATATAAAGCGGAGAATTATCCTGGGTAATAGAACCACCACCGCGTACACGTACTTTGATTTCGGCATCGGGAGAACCGTCCGTTACCGTTACGTTCACACCTGCCAGATGTCCGCTCATAGCCTGCAAGGCAGAAGTTACAGGGATATCTTTCAGTACCTTGTCGTTCATAGAAGAAACAGAACCGGTCAGGTCTTTCTTCTTCATCGTACCGTAACCTACAACGACTACTTCATCCAACATTTTAGAGTCGTCCTGAAGCTTAATACTTAGCGTCTTCCCGGCAACGGCATCTATCTCCTGGGCCTGCATACCTATATATGAGATGACCAGTTTCTTACCTTTGCCACTGACCTTCAGAGTAAAATCACCGTTTATATCGGTAATCGTTCCGTTACCTGCATTACCCTTTTCTACAACGGATGCACCGATAACACCTTCTCCCGTGGAGTCTGTCACATTACCTTTAACAGTAATCTCTTGTGCAGACAGTCCGATAGGAACCATCAACAGTATAGCCATTAGCCATACAAAACACTTGTTTTTCATTTCTACAGATTTTTGTTTCACATTAATAAAGGATTTAGTTTCACATATTTTTTCCTGTTGCAAATGTGACAATTTGCGGATGGAGAGAGGAGTAAAAACTATCGGAAAAAGAGGAAAATATCTGTTAGAACAATAAATACAAGGGGGTTACACAAAAAATCCCAGACTTTCACAAGCCCGGGATCTCACATGCAAAAAATGTCAATGTGTTATAGTGCCATTACGATTCATTAACTTAAAGAGCACTCTCAAGTCCTAATGAACCATAAAGATTGACCGCACGTACTTTTAAATTTCCTTTCATCACGAATCCTGTTTCGAAAACCGGCTTTTGAGCAAAACCCACCACCTGATCATTATCGAAAATGATATAACCGGCAGCATCGGATACAGCTTTCCAAGTAATCTTCGTTCCTTGTTTTTTCAGATTCTGCGGAGCCGGTAGTTTTTCCATCATTGTACGAGGATCCCATCCGTCATTACCCGGAATGATACGTTCGTATACATAGCTATCCGCCTCCTCTTTGGTAACGATAGCACGACAAGAGCCTTTTGGCGGGTTATTCGGTCCGCGTCCGTCATATTCTGTTTTACGTAGGCTCAAGTCGAGTACATTACCTTCGGTATCACGACTATCATACTCTGCAAATAATCCGGGAATAGCTCCCATATTGGTCCAACCCTCGGGAGCAAGAGGAATGCGCATAGTGGTATGTATATAGACAGCACGCGGCGAGTTGTGCCAGGGACGCCCCAACTTCTGTTTACCGTCGGCAGCAGAGGCATTGCCATCCACAATGCAATCACGGAAAATATATCCGAACTTTGCATCCTTATGACAGGGAGCGACAATTACAGAACCGCTACGTACATTATATAATGTACAGTTTTCAAGTAAAGCATCTCCCCCACCATAAAAATAATCGACTGCACCTTCAATCCAACAGTCTTTCACATAGTGGCGGTGAGAATCATTAGTAGAAGTCATCCAGGTGTCTTGAAAAGAACGGAAAATGCAGTTATTGAACGCTGCACAATCTGCCTGGCTGCTCATAGCCAATGCCTGTGGACCATTCTGGCTCTCTACCCCCCAATCATTCACATAAGAGATATTCTCAGTATAGAAATGATCGGCTTTCACCTTAACAACGCTTCCCTCAAACTTATAGACTTCGGAAGAAGGATTATGAACCGAATGTTTCCAAAAAGCCGTCCTTGCCGATTCTGTACCTTCTTCAGGCTTTCCACCTACATTCAGGAGATGATGAATGATGGTTTTATCCTTGTCCTGACCGATCAGGTGGACATACGTTTTGGTTTCGGGTATTACCACATGTTCCCGGTACGAACCGTTCTTTACGAAAATCAACCACGGCTCTTGCCGGTTGTCGGGTACTGCATCAATAGCAGCCTGAATGCTTGTGTAGTCACCACTACCATCCTGGGCCACTACAGCCTGAAATGGTGATGCAGTATTCCGGGCATGACCTCCTAATAAAATGCCCATAAATAATGCCGTAAGAATTATCTTCTTCATACTTAATATATTTAATAATTGGTTTGAATTTTACTTTACCAGGCCGTTCAGATAAACTTCCAGATTGGTATAACCTTCTTTACTCAATGTAGTGGCAATGCCATCGGAAACATCTTTCGGATTCAGTCCATGGGCCGCTTCCCAAACATCGGGTATGCCGTCTCCATCAGTATCCCGCAGTTCATCGGCTGTAATGCCTCCATCGCTCAATGTAGGCCAAGGGTTGGTGGCTCCTTCCGGTTTCACATCTGCCGGCAAGTCTATCAGGCCGGGAACACTTTCCGCTCCTTTTGTCACACTACCGATATAGGTAGCCGTACCGTTTCTGGTTTCTTCTATAACACGTATATCAATGGCATCCCGTTGCCTGGAACATCCCGCTTGATCCAATACGAGTTCATAAGCTTGTTTTGCACTATGAGTAGTGATAATGCCTGCATCCAGAGGTTCGGACAGACGCATTTCCTTTTTCACTTTCTTTGTGAATGTATTGTCACAAGAAGCATTATTGATTTGCCCGTAAATACCTTTGGTCCAGTTATCTTGGGTTACTTCCTCATTTCCTTCGATGATATTGCCGTCTACATAAAATTTCCCCCATACGTGTTCCATTGGTTTCCAGGCATTGGGAGTGCCGTCTGCATTCATGCAATACTTCTTTATGCGTACTCCTATGGCGGCAATACGGTAGCGGACAGGGCTGTTTTTCGGTGTAGCCGGTCCTGGTTTATAATAATTGTTCACAATATTGACACACATGCCTTCTCCGCCATAGCAACCGTTTCCGGCCCAGTTGTAGAATACGTTATTCCTCATATCCATGTGTTCGCGTTCCTGAGTAAATGGACGAGGCCCCAGACGGGGTACACGACTTTCGTGATGTGCCAGCAGATTATGATGAAAAGAAGCTTTTGCTCCTCCCCAGATCGCTCCATATCCATGTTTGCCTTTAGCATGACCTGCTGTGCGAAGACTTTCGGAAACCAGGCACCATTGAACAGTCAGATTCTCACCACCATATATAGAACAACATTCATCTACCGACCAACTAATAGAGCAATGGTCAATGATCAGATTCCTGCAATCTGTACTTCCAAGTCCGTCAGGCTCTCCACCTCCTTCGTTGCCTACACGAAAACGCAGATAGCGGACTATTACATTATCAGCATTGATAGTTACCGGATAACGGGCTATACAGACACCTTGTCCCGGCGCACTCTGCCCGGCAATGGTTAAATCCCCATTAGTGATATCAAGGCGTTTATCCAGGAAGATCGTTCCAGCTACATCAAAGACAACCGTACGTGCTCCCTCCTGTGATAGGGCGTAGCGTAACGTCCCTTCCTGCAGACCATCTTCCAAAGTCGTTACATGATAGACTTTGCCTCCACGGCCACCTGTTGTATTCCGCCCGAAGCCTTCAGCGCCGGGAAAGGCTATCAGTTCCTTTGTTGTTTCCGTTTGTTCGTCATCAGGCAGGACACTCGCTCCTGCCGGTATGATTGGAAGCAGGAATAAGGCCAGACATAAGAAACGTATAATGTACGCCCCGTTCATTCTGTTTTTCATTTCGTTTTTCATATATACTCTCTTCTAAGATTGGTTCATGTGATGCAAAAGTGAGGAATCCATAGTAAAAAGAGGGGGAAAAACTGATAGAAAAGGGGGACTGATGCTATAAAACGGCGAAAACCACCTATCAAACCACATTCACACCAAAAGACGGCTTCCCGATTGAAACCTCCGTTTCATATCGACAAGCCGCCCGTCTCCCGTTACAGGAGTGCTTTCAAATAGGTAAAAACGATGAAAGCAATATTTATAATCTATTCTGGATATCTGAGTTACTATTACGTTGCCCTTTACTGCGGATATCTCCACCAAATGTGTAGGAAACGCCGATGCGGAAACCGGTAAAGGCAAACTGATTATCTGTCGTCATCCGGACACCGTTGGATACCGTCTCAAGTTTGGAATGACTGATCAGGATATTATTCACATTCAGGCTAAGACTGAGTTTATTATCCAGCATACGATAAAGCAAACCTGCACTGATACCGTAATTAGGCTTTATCAGATAAACCCCACTATATTGACGCGAAGTGAACCAACCGGAAAGCGTTCCAATGAATGTCTTCTTCGAATTGAAGAAGAACGTATTGCGCAAACTGGCATTATAGGCCCATCCTTTCTCTTCGGCAGATGTGGAAGCGGCGCTGGAAGTCGTACGGCTATAGTTTACCCCATGCTGTACATAAGCCTGCATCCATCCTGTACGGAATGTATATGAATTATTCAATCCAAAAGAGTGCGTTTCCATAAAGTTATCCCACAGGAAAGAGCTGACATTTGTTTCCGGATCCAAACCTACCACCTGGAAGAATACATCGTCCGAATAAGAATAGAAAGCGGAAAAATTAAGATTGTTCTTAAATGTATATCCCAATTCGGCATTATACGTATAACTCGGTTTCAAATCTTCCTTTCCACAAGCATAAGTGTACTTATTCTGATAGAAAGGGAACGGATTCACCATATTCTGCGAGGGGCGTGAAATACGGTTGGATAAGCTAAGATTCAATGCATTCAGTTCATTAGGTGAGTACAAGAAGTAGAGCGTAGGAAACAGACGGGTATAATCATGCTTGTCTGTCTTATTCGCCGACTCGGAAATACCGGTAGTACGGGTGTGCTCCATACGTACGCCCAACTGCATAGAAAACTGTTTGGAGAACGCACGATTGTAATCGGCATAAAGGGCATAAATCTGTTCCTTATAGTGGAAGTAATCATCCTGCACCAGTGTCGGGTCCGAAGTATCATAATTGATGCGATTGCGGGTATCTGTGAAAGAGACCTTGGCTCCTGCAGTTACCTTATACTTTTCAAACGGAAGTGTAAAGTCGAGTGCAGAAGAGAATACGTCTACCTTACGGTCTTGCAGATAGCTATAATCAAAATTGGTTCCAGGTATTGCTACACCGTCAGGAGTCTGAGTTTCGGACAGGAAGCCCATATGACTATCCCGGTTATCACGCAGGTAGTCCACATCCCAAGTCATCTTTTTGCCTTTATCACCCCAAGTCTTATCTGTATGGAAATTCAAGTTAAGACGATCGGACTTGCCTCCTTCTTTGCTATCTGAGAACAGAAGAGAATCCAAACGGGTAGTAGCTACATCATAAACTTCCGTAACGGAAACGGCTTTGGCATCTTTAGGATTACCATAATTATAAACAGCTTGCAGACCTACAGTCCAGTTATGCTCCAAAGCAACGTCCACACCTGCCTGACCATAATAACTCTGCATATACTTCTTGTAATCCGTACGTCCGTCCCAGGTATTCTTGGCGAAATAGCGGCGGTTTGCTTCACGCGTTTCATAGTTACCTTGTGTGGTACCTGCATTGACGAATGAGGATACACGGCCTTTACTGATATTCAGGTTTACTCCGCCATAACCGTAATTATCCTTCTCACCGACATTATACGAAGTGGATACCGTACCTCCCAAGTAATCTTTAGGACGCGATTTCAGGCGTATGTTGATGATACCTGCATTACCTGCTGCATCATACTTGGACGGTGGAGTGGTGATCACTTCTACTTTCTGTATCTGCGAAGCGTCATAAGACCGGAGATAGTCGATCAGTTCGTCGCCGGAAAGTTTCGTTTCACGGTCGTTGATATACACTTTCACGCCTCCTTTACCTATAATATCAATGCTATTCTGTCCTACACGCAAACCAGGTACTTCGCGCAAAAGGTCGAGTGCATTTCCACCGGCAGAGGCAATGGAGTTGTGAGTATCAAAAACCACTCTGTCCACCAGACGTTTAATTACCGGACGGGCGGCTGTGACAGTCACTTCATTTAAAAAGGTAGAAGAGGATTTCAGGGTGAGCATACCTACATTCTTATTTTCCTGTAAAGAGACAGGCAGGTAGATGTCTTCACAACCGATTAGAGTGATATGCAACAGATATTTCCCTTTAGGTTGAGTAAAAGTAAAACAACCTTGTGCGTCCGTCAGCATACCTGTAATGTATGTACTGTCTTTAGCTTGCTTTAAAAGGATGTTTGCTACTTCCATCGGCTGATTGTTTTCATCTTGTACGCAACCGGAGAGTTGATAGCTTTGAGCAGAAATAGAAACCGCTACACATAACATAAGGAATAAGAACGTAAGTCTTCTCCCAATAGACTTCATTGAATTTGCTTTCATCGTTTGATTGATTTTAATGTTTCACTTTTCGTTTTTACCTGATGCAAATTTAAGGGTGAAACGTATCTCAAACGGTCTATATCAGGATATAAAAGTTCTATATCAGCAGCACCATCACACCTCATTATCAATAAATTACACTCTTCTTTCTCTATATTTACCTTTTTAAGGTCTATATACTATCTATATGCATTGAAGAAAGGGTTCATTTTTGCTGGGTTATGAACACAATCCAACTCCTGATCCGCATAAATAATATTAAGTTTCAGAGGTTAAGCCGCCGCATCGCCACTTTTATCCCTTTTCGCTGCGACGGTTAAGGAAAATTGTAGTAGGTACTTATTCTTTCCACCATGGAGAAAGTTGCTTTCCATTACGGGGAAACTTTCTTTCCACCATGGTGGAAAGAAAGAAACTCCACGGTAGAAAGAATAAGCGTTCGGATGGAAAAGCCTAACCGTTGGAAGGGAAAAAGCATAGGAATGCCTAAGAAAGGAATTAGCTATTGCATTTAGTTCATTTCTTTCCGGATATGAATTAGTTGACGAGAAAACAAGCCTTATTTCTCTAAAATGAACCCGACAATGTCCTCCTTCTCTCCCATTCCAAGTTTCTTTCGGATATTTGTCTTCCGCTGATAAATGGTTGGAATGCTTTGTTGTGTCACAACACTAATCTCTTTCGTCGAGAATTCTGCGCAAAGCAGACAACAAAGCTGCTGTTCCTTATCAATAAGCACAGAACCGAAACGCCGGTTCATTTGGGTATAGAACCCATTATATATACGGTCGATTACGGGATACAGATCCTCCCACACTAAAAGGCTTTCTACCGGCAACTCGCGGTTCGTGATACCGGATATACGACGAAGCAACTCCTGATTTTGAGATGTAGGTTGTGTAGCAACCAAGCGTATAATGCCCAACTGTTGCAAAAGTATCTTTCGGAAAAACTGTCCATCTTCCACTTCTTTATCAGTACTTCCGGCAACTCTCTGTTCATCATCTCCTTTTGTAGCATCTGCCAGCAAGCGATTTAGTGTTTCAATACGTTCTTCCGCCTTAATCAAGCGATGACGACGCCTCCGGATATAAAAAAAGGCCCCGCCACCTACTACAACCAACAACAGCAAACAGCCTAATAATGTCAGCTGTGCCTCTTGCCGTTCCACCGTCAGCATCAAGTTAGCATTCGAAAGTGACTCTTTGCTTTCGTCCTTTCGCCGGATAGTACTTTGCAAGGCATAAAGGGCATTGTGAACAGAGTCATTATATCGCATCACTTTCAGGAAGTCAAACGTACGATGACGAGTATAATCTATCAATCCCTGATAATAACTCATCATATTTTCTGTAGTCAGAAACTTCTCCTGACAAGCAAGCAGCGATCTGCCCTGATCGAGATAATATTGGGCAGAATCCAGTTTTCCCATCTTTAGAAAACATTCTGTCAGCACCAGATCAGTCATTGCAATCTGCCCTCCGTCCAGCGTCAGGCTTCGCAAGCGTTTCGAAACAACTGCTGCCTTTTCGTAATCATTGCCGATATAAGACAACATTTGTGCATAGTTTCGCAGATAATGTACCAAGCGAGCCGTATCCTTCTTCTGCTCCACCAAGGCAATGCTCCGGTCCATATAGTAAGAAGCAGAATCATTCCCCTGCAGTCCCATGGCAATACCCAAAGAATAGCACAATCCTTCATCTTCACGAATAGCAATCGCCCGGAGATGTGCTTCTATTGCCTTTTTATAGTCCTTATCAACATATACATACCTGTTAGCTTTCTCAGCAAGCATGCTGACCATCAGATAAGTATCTCTACAGGCTGTAGCTGCTGCGATACCACTATCAAGTACAGACATAGCTTCTTCATGTCTTTTCTGCCAATATAAATACTTGGATTTCAACACAAATGAATTAAGCATTTTCACCGTGTCCGGACCGGCAACAAAGTAATCGAATGCCGGAAGAATCAGAGAGTCCTCCGTCATGGAATTTCCCCGTACGTTATGCACAAATGTACGCAGCCAACCATACAGCATCTTTTCCTCAAACGGCAACCGCTCCGGATTCTTGATTGATGACAGAAGCTTCATAGCACTATCCGAATTTCCATAAATCACTGCATCCGCCTGGCGAAGCAAAGTAGTATTGTCCGTATGCCTGCAAGCACACAGCAGAATACTACTTATGATGAAAAGATATAAGAGTTTCTTCATATAGTATAGCCCTTCACAGGCAACAAAGGTATAGTCTCCTTTCTAAATCACTGTACAACCGCATCACGTAATTGCTTCAAAGCCTGCTCCAGCATCGAACGGGGACAACCGATATTCAATCGCATAAAACCTTCTCCCGGCACACCGAACATGGTTCCATCATTCAGAGCCAAGTGTGCTTTCTCTGCAAAAAGACGAGTCAATGCCTCTTGTGCCAGCCCTAAAGCACGACAATCCAGAAAAACAAGGTAAGAAGCCTGCGGACGTATCATACTGATGCCCGGAATATATTCTTTCAGGTAGTTCTCAGTAAAGTCTATATTTCCTTTTATATAGTCGAGCATCTGTTCCAGCCATTCCGCACCATGCATATAAGCTGCTGCCGCACCGATATAAGCAAGCAAATGTCCTTCGGAAAACTCACCAGCTTCCATAAAAGTCTGGAAGCGCTCACGAATACCTTTATCAACAGTGATTGCATACGAACTGCCCAACCCCGGCATATTGAATGCTTTACTGGGAGCCATAAAAACAAGAGAATTTGCAGCTGCTTTTTCAGAAACCGTGGCAAACGGATGATGCTTATAAGGTGGTAGAGTCAAGTCAGCATGTATCTCATCAGAGATCACAAAAGTACCGCTGTCATAACAAATGACAGCTATTTCTCTCAGTTCATCCGCTGTCCAGACACGCCCACCGGGATTATGAGGATTACACAGAATGAGCACTTTACAATCTTGTATATCTTTGCGGAAACGTTCAAAGTCAATCTGATACTGTCCGTCACATAGTTCCAGAGGCGAATATACCACTTCACGCCCCATGCGTTCGGTCACCAGAAAGAAAGGATGATAGACAGGAGTCATCACCATCACTTTATCACCCGGATTAGTGAAACACTGCAAGGCAAAAGCCTGTCCACGGACAATCCCCGGGACAAATGTCAACATCTCACGGGATATATCCCATCCGTGACGATGGCGCAACCATGCACAAATGGAAGTATACCATTCTTCACAGGCAAAAGTATATCCCAACACCTCATGTTCCAAGCGCTTTTTCAAAGCGTCCATTACAAAAGGCGGAGTGCGGAAATCCATATCAGCTACCCACATAGGGAGTAAATCATCACGTCCCCAGATATTTTTTACGCCATCCCACTTCACGGAGTTGGTACCACGGCGTTCAATGATTTCATCAAAATTGTATTTCATCGTTCTATTTCTATTTACGTAAGTCACACAAATCATAGTACCCATTCTCATATCGGAAAGAGTACAAACACCGCCACATCCCACACCGCATGCGACACGATCAGTGCCCCTAACTTCTGCGGATACAGCCTGTAAGCCAGTCCCCAAATAGCTCCAACTACCAATGCTGCCATCACCAACATAAAGTTAAACGACCAAATGTGCACCAAGGCATAAACCAGCGTTGTCACAATGAAACCTGTATTCGGGTTCCAACGTTTTGATAGTGCATTCTGTACATAGCCACGCCAAAAGATTTCTTCTGCAGGGCCTATCAATATGAGTAACAGTATAGAGAGTAGCCAGGGATTTTCCCCGGTCTTCATACCATAAATAAGTTCTACCTGCGGGCGGGCAAAGTCAAAAAGCCAGGCAGAAGCTTTATCCCCTACCCAGAATATTCCCCATAATACAACGGACAAAGCCACACCTCCGGCAATATTCTTCCAATCGAACTTCACATCTTCTACCCACCACTGCGGACGAAGTGCAAAAGACATATTCATCAGTATAACTGCCGAAAAGCTCATTGCTGTCCAGAAGTTGAATATGCCGCTTGTCCAGGGAGAGAACATGAAAAACCACAAGAAAGCAGCTATCAGCAAAGGGATGATAATTCGTTTCATACTATATTAAAAATGTAACCGTAAACAGTAAGCTGAACAAAAGTTGCAGTTTCGCCGTCTTTTCATCCAGATTAGAGATTGCACTAATCCCTTCTTTCGGTAACCGCAGCATGGTACGTGCATTGGCTATAGCCGGCAGAATTCCTATTATAGTCAACAGAGACCACCATGGGAAGTTGCCCAGTAGTACACAAATCGCAATCCACAAGAAAGGGAACAGTACTTCAAACATATAGAGGTAAATATCAGTCTTCACTCCCAACTTCATAGCAAGCGTACTGATCTTTGCCCGTACATCCGTACCGATATCACGCGTATTATTAGCATGCAGGATGGCTA
The nucleotide sequence above comes from Bacteroides intestinalis DSM 17393. Encoded proteins:
- a CDS encoding TonB-dependent receptor domain-containing protein, which gives rise to MKANSMKSIGRRLTFLFLMLCVAVSISAQSYQLSGCVQDENNQPMEVANILLKQAKDSTYITGMLTDAQGCFTFTQPKGKYLLHITLIGCEDIYLPVSLQENKNVGMLTLKSSSTFLNEVTVTAARPVIKRLVDRVVFDTHNSIASAGGNALDLLREVPGLRVGQNSIDIIGKGGVKVYINDRETKLSGDELIDYLRSYDASQIQKVEVITTPPSKYDAAGNAGIINIRLKSRPKDYLGGTVSTSYNVGEKDNYGYGGVNLNISKGRVSSFVNAGTTQGNYETREANRRYFAKNTWDGRTDYKKYMQSYYGQAGVDVALEHNWTVGLQAVYNYGNPKDAKAVSVTEVYDVATTRLDSLLFSDSKEGGKSDRLNLNFHTDKTWGDKGKKMTWDVDYLRDNRDSHMGFLSETQTPDGVAIPGTNFDYSYLQDRKVDVFSSALDFTLPFEKYKVTAGAKVSFTDTRNRINYDTSDPTLVQDDYFHYKEQIYALYADYNRAFSKQFSMQLGVRMEHTRTTGISESANKTDKHDYTRLFPTLYFLYSPNELNALNLSLSNRISRPSQNMVNPFPFYQNKYTYACGKEDLKPSYTYNAELGYTFKNNLNFSAFYSYSDDVFFQVVGLDPETNVSSFLWDNFMETHSFGLNNSYTFRTGWMQAYVQHGVNYSRTTSSAASTSAEEKGWAYNASLRNTFFFNSKKTFIGTLSGWFTSRQYSGVYLIKPNYGISAGLLYRMLDNKLSLSLNVNNILISHSKLETVSNGVRMTTDNQFAFTGFRIGVSYTFGGDIRSKGQRNSNSDIQNRL
- a CDS encoding helix-turn-helix transcriptional regulator, which gives rise to MKKLLYLFIISSILLCACRHTDNTTLLRQADAVIYGNSDSAMKLLSSIKNPERLPFEEKMLYGWLRTFVHNVRGNSMTEDSLILPAFDYFVAGPDTVKMLNSFVLKSKYLYWQKRHEEAMSVLDSGIAAATACRDTYLMVSMLAEKANRYVYVDKDYKKAIEAHLRAIAIREDEGLCYSLGIAMGLQGNDSASYYMDRSIALVEQKKDTARLVHYLRNYAQMLSYIGNDYEKAAVVSKRLRSLTLDGGQIAMTDLVLTECFLKMGKLDSAQYYLDQGRSLLACQEKFLTTENMMSYYQGLIDYTRHRTFDFLKVMRYNDSVHNALYALQSTIRRKDESKESLSNANLMLTVERQEAQLTLLGCLLLLVVVGGGAFFYIRRRRHRLIKAEERIETLNRLLADATKGDDEQRVAGSTDKEVEDGQFFRKILLQQLGIIRLVATQPTSQNQELLRRISGITNRELPVESLLVWEDLYPVIDRIYNGFYTQMNRRFGSVLIDKEQQLCCLLCAEFSTKEISVVTQQSIPTIYQRKTNIRKKLGMGEKEDIVGFILEK
- a CDS encoding MalY/PatB family protein; protein product: MKYNFDEIIERRGTNSVKWDGVKNIWGRDDLLPMWVADMDFRTPPFVMDALKKRLEHEVLGYTFACEEWYTSICAWLRHRHGWDISREMLTFVPGIVRGQAFALQCFTNPGDKVMVMTPVYHPFFLVTERMGREVVYSPLELCDGQYQIDFERFRKDIQDCKVLILCNPHNPGGRVWTADELREIAVICYDSGTFVISDEIHADLTLPPYKHHPFATVSEKAAANSLVFMAPSKAFNMPGLGSSYAITVDKGIRERFQTFMEAGEFSEGHLLAYIGAAAAYMHGAEWLEQMLDYIKGNIDFTENYLKEYIPGISMIRPQASYLVFLDCRALGLAQEALTRLFAEKAHLALNDGTMFGVPGEGFMRLNIGCPRSMLEQALKQLRDAVVQ
- a CDS encoding CPBP family intramembrane glutamic endopeptidase, whose product is MKRIIIPLLIAAFLWFFMFSPWTSGIFNFWTAMSFSAVILMNMSFALRPQWWVEDVKFDWKNIAGGVALSVVLWGIFWVGDKASAWLFDFARPQVELIYGMKTGENPWLLSILLLILIGPAEEIFWRGYVQNALSKRWNPNTGFIVTTLVYALVHIWSFNFMLVMAALVVGAIWGLAYRLYPQKLGALIVSHAVWDVAVFVLFPI